A stretch of DNA from Lawsonibacter asaccharolyticus:
CAGGATGCCCAGACAGCCGCCGATCACTCCGAAGATGACCACCACCAGCAGCAGGGACAGCAGCTTCCGGCTCCAGCCCAGCCTGCGCTGGAGCCAGCGCACCGCCGGGTTGAGCAGGGCCGCCACGATCAGCGCCGCCACGAAGGGGGCGAACAGGGACAGCAGGGGAGGCCCCAGCTTGGCCACCAGCACCACCGCCGCTGCTGCCAGCACCAGGCGGATGATCAGCCGCAGCCACAACTGCCCCCGCTCCTGCCAGGACAGCTGTTCTCTCTCCACAACGACCACTCCTTCACAGTATCACATCGATACCTTCAGTTTTCCATAGCATAGTCCAGCCTATCACAAAAAGGATGAATAATATGTAAATCCCGGGGATCTCTTCCCCGCTTTCTTTCCTCCTCCCGCCCCGCCCGGGCCGGGAGGACAAAATAAGGCGCGCCGCAGGACCCGGGTCCCGCGGCGCGGCCAGTTTTATTTCTTCCGGTAGATGAGTCCCACCAGATTGGGTCCGGCGTTGATGGCGATAACGCCGCCAATGAAGCAGTCCATGGCCGGCTCCTGCCCAAAGGCCTGACGGCAGGACTCGGTCAGCAGCTCCGCCTGGTCGGGCCGGGCGGCCCGGATGATCAGATAGGGCGTCCCCGGCTCCCGCTCCTTCTGCGCCAGCTCCAGAATGGTGGGGATCACGTTCTTCTCCCCCCGCACCTTGGTCACCACTTTGGAGGCTCCATTCTCAAAGGTCATGATGGGCTTGAGCCCCAGGGCCTCTCCCACAAAAGCCGCGGCGGCGGAGACCCTCCCAGACTTTTTGGCAAACTTCAGATCAAAGGGGACAAAGAGCACCCGCACATGATCCACCCAGTCCTGGATATAGGCGGCGATCTCCTCCACAGAGGCGCCTGCGGCAGCCATCCGCGCCCCCTCTGCCACTGGGTAGCCGTAGCACATGGTATAGGTGTGGCTGTCGATGACCCGGATGGAGAAGGCATCCCGGGCCTCCGGGTGGTCCTCAAAGAACTCCCCCCGGGCCTGGACGGCGTTCTGGTAGGTGGCGCTGCCCTCGGAATTGATGGATGTGTAGATCAGGTCTGTGTACCCTGCTTTCCAGGTCTCCTCATAGCACTGCTGGAACTGGTACGTCGTGAGCTGGGCATGTGTCGGGATCTTGGGCTCCTCCGCCAGCGCCTGATAGAACTCCTGCGGGGTGAAATCCTCCCCATCCCGCAGTTCCCGCTCCCCCATGGCGATGGGGAAGGGCATGACCCTGATCCCCAGCTCTTCCCGCAGGGACTTGGGGATATCGGCGGCGGAATCGGTCAAAAACAGGATCTTCGCCATAGCGGTCTCCTTCCATGATACGCGCCGTGGGCGCGGACCTCCAATTTTACACCAATATTATTGCAGAAAGCCCCCCGCTTGTCAACTCCGGCCTCGTCCGCCCTCCAGCTCGCTGACCTGGGAGTTGCTGTATAAAGGATGGTTTGCACCACCTGCTACATTGGCAGAACGAAACGACCGTTGGAAAGGAGTCCGCTGGAAAACAAGCAGGGACATGACACGCCGATGGGCGGTCAAGTCCCCTCTTTCAGCTCTATGAATTAAGATCTATTCTTTATTGACTGCTGTTTGAAAAAGTATGCTGTTACGCAATATAGAACAAAATTTTCGTTATATATTCGCTCTCGTCGGCCGTGGAAAGGTAGTCATTGATGGCGAACTCATATGAATCAGAAACAATATTGAAGTGATGGATTCGGCAGTATTCTAAAATGCGTTCGTAGGATCTTCCGATGGAAAGATAGTCCCCTGTGTGATAGGTAAATACGCACCGCCCTTTGGGAAGTTCCAGAACGCCGTCGATATTATCAGACTTTTCAATCGACAGAAAGGCAAACGATGCTTCGGTATATCTTCCCCGCAGAATACGTTCATACGGCACGATCGCACCGCTCTGAAAGAAAATTGGAAGTTGCTCCTTGGATGACCGAACAAAACATTCCTTTGTAGCAATGCTGAGCATTTCCAACGTATAAGGTTCCGTGACCTTTTGAAGCAAAATGTATTGGGGGCTTACTTCCTCTATGGAAACGATATCGCTACAATCACGAATGGAAATAGAATGCTCTAACTGCAGACACCGATGTTCAACGCGGTTTTTTATCATTTGCAGCTCCTCAATCTGATGATTGATGGTAGAGAGCTGTTTGCGCAGCGCAGCGATAGAATTTTCAATCCTAAAACTTTTCATGTGTGCTTTAATCTCATTGAGGGAAAAGCCGATTCTTTTCATGATGCAAATCGTATCCAAATAGTCAAGCTGGCTGGAACTGTAATAGCGGTAACCGTTATCAGGATCAGTATATGCAGGACGGAAAAGTCCGATTTTATCGTAGAAAATCAAAGTCTGGCGAGAAATGTTTTGCAGTTTGGAAAGTTCACCGATGGAAAATAAATTTTTCATATAAGCCCCTTGACCTTATAGTTACTATATAGTTTATTATTTTAGCATGAAAATATGAACTTATCAAGGAGGCTGCTCAAATTGATACCCCGTATGACTGCCATTTGTAAAAAGCTTGCGGATGGCCTGACTTTCAAGAAAATACTGCTGATATTACTCGGAGCCATGATCTGCACCTTTGGGATCCACAACATTCACCAGCGGACGAACATCACAGAAGGCGGTGTGATTGGCTTAATGCTTTTAGTCGAGCATTGGCTGAAAATTTCTCCGGCTTATATTACCCCTATGCTGGATGCTGCTTGTTATTTGCTCGCATTCAAATTCCTGGGTGGGAACTTTATCAAAATCTCAATTATTTCAACACTGTTTGTTTCTGTATTTTATAAGATCTGGGAGCTGCTTCCGCCAATGCTCCCCGATTTGTCCGCACATCCGTTGATCGCCGCTGTGTTAGGCGGTATTTTTGTGGGTGTAGGCGTCGGCTTAATTGTTCGTCAGGGAGGTTCCAGTGGTGGAGATGACGCCTTGGCTTTAACAATTTCTCACGTCTCCCACTGGAAGTTATCCCGTTCTTATTTGTTCACGGATACTGTAGTGCTGCTATTATCCCTTACCTATATTCCCATAATGCGTATTGTTTTCTCATTGATAACCGTTACTGTTTCTTCGAACTTAATCGATTGGATAAAAGAATATAAATTTAAAACCATCAGATGAATATCCAATCACAAAAAGCGACAGATACTCTCTGTTTTTCCACCTTCGCTTTGACAGTAAAAACACCCTCAGCAATAGAAAGACCACACCTCGGTCTGCTGGCTTGTCCAGCCGCCGGGATGTGGTCTTTGTGATCTCTGATCATTTTGCACGTCTCCTGGTTCCGCCCTTCTTTATATAAGGCCGTCATCAGAGATCTGCCTCCCTCCGTTATTCCTTATTTTGACTGCGGGAGGTTTTTTATATCCTACATCAGCTCAAAGAGTAAAAAGGAGCCGCCCGCTGGGGCATACTGGCGGGAGGGGACGCGGCGGGCGGCCTGTCTGCCCTTCTTTCCGCGCCCTGTCAAGACCGGAGCAGCGGCCCCTCGTTGACACCACCGGCCGGATGGGATATACTACACCCACCAGAAAAGGAGGCCTCCATGAACAAGACCGAACTGTTGAACAAATGTGCCCGCAGCGGGGAGGAGCGGGTGCTGCTGGCCCGCGCCCTGGATAAGCTGGAGCTGGCCCAGAACCGCTCTGTCCCCGCCTGCACCCCATTTCTCTCCCCGGGAGAGCAGGCCTCCGTCACCGATCTGCTCAACGCCTGGGGCCGCCCCCGCCACCTGTTTTTCGGCGGATATGAGGGGGCGGAGCGGGCGGTGTGCGCCTTTCTGCCCGACTGGCAGGAGGAATCCGACTTTCTCGCCGACCCGGAGGGGCCGGTGGCCGCGCTGGAGGCCGCCTTTCCCGCGGACGCGGAGCTGTCTCACCGAGACATCCTGGGTGCCCTGATGGGACTGGGCATCACCCGGGAAAAGCTGGGGGACATCCTGTTAGACCATGGCCGCTGTCAGGTGCTGGTCCTGCGGGATGCCCTGCCCATCCTCCTCTCCCAGTGGGAGTCTGCCGGCCGCTGGAAGATGAAGCTGCGGGAGATCCCCCTGGAGCAGCTGGAGGCGAAGCCGCCCCAGGTGAAGACCATTCGGGATACGGTGGCCGCCCTGCGGCTGGACGCGGTGCTTGCCGCCGGCTTCTCCACCTCCCGGTCCAAGGCGGCGGACCTGGTCTCCGCCGGCCGGGTGTCAGTAAACCACCGGGAGTGCGCCAAGGCGGACCGGACGGTGGGGGAGGGCGACGTGCTCTCCTGCCGGGGTCTGGGCAAGTGCGTGGTGAAAGAGGTGCTGGGCCAGTCTAAAAAGGGCCGCTTCATGCTGGTTCTGGAACGGTATATCTGAGAAGGAGATACGCTATGATCACACAGGAAAAAATCGACCGCATCAACGCCCTGGCCCGGAAGGCCAAGACTCCGGAGGGCCTGACGGCGGAGGAGACAGCAGAGCGCGCCGCCCTCCGTCAGGAGTATGTGGCCGCTGTGCGGGCTAATCTGGAGGCCCAGCTGGACAACACCCTCATCCAGGAGCCGGACGGCACCCGCCACCGGCTCCCCAAAAAGCCGTGAGGCGGGGGGTCCTTTGGGCGCTGCTCCTGTCCTTTCTGCTGGCCAGCTGCGCACCGGCGGGGGCGCCAGCAGGGGAGGGGAGCGGCCAGGAGCCCAGCCAGTCCGCCATGGCCCCGGCGCCGGAGGCCGGCACTTCCGCCCAGCCTCAGCCCGCCCCGGAGCCCGAGCCCCCCACCCAGGAGGAGCTGCTCCAAGCCATGGTAGACACCATGACGCCGGAGGAGAAAGCGGGCCAGCTGTTCTGGGTCCGTCTCCCGGAGACCGGCTGGGATGAGCTGGCCCGGGAGTGGCACCCTGGGGGCTTTCTCCTCTTCGGCCGGGACTTCAAAAACCGCACCCCGGAGGAGCTGCGCACTCTGCTCGCCTCCCTCCAGGAGACCTCCCCCATCCCCCTGCTCCTGGGGGTAGATGAGGAGGGGGGCACGGTGGTCCGGGCCAGCTACTACCCCGCCTTCCGGGCGGAGAAGTTCCGCTCCCCCCAGGCCCTCTTCGCTGCCGGAGGGCTGGAGGCCGTCCGGGCCGACGCCCTGGACAAGTCCGCCTTTCTGCTGGATCTGGGCCTTAACGTAAACCTGGCTCCGGTGTGCGACGTGTCCACCGACCCCGCTGACTTCATCTATGCCCGCGCCTTCGGCCAAGACGCCCAGGCTACGGCGGAGTATGCGGACACGGTGGTCTCCGCCATGGGGGAGGCGGGCATCGGCTCGGTGCTCAAGCACTTCCCGGGCTACGGCAGCAACCGGGACACCCACACCGGCATCGCGGTGGACCAGCGCCCCCTGGAGCAGTTCCGCCAGTCCGACTTCCTGCCCTTCCAGGCAGGCATCGACGCCGGGGCCGGCGGTGTGCTGGTCTCCCACAACATCGTCACCTGCCTGGACCCGGAGCTGCCCGCCTCCCTGTCCCCAGCCTCCTACCAAGTGCTGCGGGAGGAGCTGGGCTTTGAAGGAGTGGCCATGACCGACGACCTGGACATGGATGCGGTACAGAAGTATGTGGAGGAGGGCACCGCCCCGGTGATGGCCCTCCAGGCCGGGGCTGACCTGGTCCTCACCAGCGATCCCCAGGGGGGCATCCCCTCGGTGCTGGAGGCGGTGGAGACCGGGGCGCTGACCTGGGACCGGCTGGATCAGTCGGTGCTGCGGGTGCTGCGCTGGAAGCTCCAGCTGGGACTGCTGTCCCTCCCCGGGGCGGAGGATGTACAAACAAGCTAAGATTTGCCGAAATTTCCGCCTCATTTCGCAAGAAACCCCTTTGCGTTCCCGGAAAAGTTCGCTATAATGGAGCATGAAGATCCCGAGGTCCCGGCCGCCGCTCCGGCGCGCCTGATGAAAGAATGGAGGTCAACGATCCCAATGAAAGAGATCTATGTTGTCAATTGCTGCCGCACCGCCGTGGGCTCCTTCGGCGGAAGCCTGAAGGACACCCCCGCCCCCGAGCTGGGTGCCGTGGTGGTGAAGGAGGCCCTGTCCCGGGCCGGCGTGGAGCCGGAGCAGGTGGACGAGCTGATGTTCGGCTGCATCCTCACTGCTGCCCAGGGCCAGAACCCCGCCCGCCAGGTGGGCGTCAAGGCCGGCCTGCCCTACTCCGTCCCCGCCTACACCGTGGGCATGGTGTGCGGCTCGGGCATGAAGTCGGTCATCGAGGGTGCCCGGGCCATCCTGGCCGGGGACGCCGACATCATCGTGGCCGGCGGCACCGAGAATATGTCCGCCGCCCCCTACGCCCTGCCTGACGAGCGCTGGGGCGCCCGCATGGGGGACAAGAAGGTGGTGGACACCATGATCCGGGACGGACTGTGGGACGCCTACAACAACTACCACATGGGCACTACTGCTGAGAACATCTGCGACGTGTGGGGCATCACCCGCCAGGAGCTGGACGAGTTCGCCGCCGCCTCCCAGCAGAAGGCCGAGGCCGCTCAGAAGACCGGCCGCTTCGAGGACGAGATCGTCCCCGTCACGGTGAAGAAGAAGAAAGAGCTGGTGGAGTTCAAGGTGGACGAGTTCCCCCGCCCCGGCGTCACCGCCGAGGGCATCTCCAAGCTGAAGGGCGCTTTCCCTGTGGGCCCCGAGGGAGTGGAGGACGAGATCGTCCATACCTTTGAGCTCACCCAGATCCACGAGGCCGATACCCGCAAGCACGTCCAGCGGGTCACCGCCGCCAACGCCTCCGGCATCAACGACGGCGCCGCCGCCATCGTGCTCGCCTCCGGCGAGGCGGTGGAAAAGTACGGCCTGAAGCCCATGGCCAAGCTGGTCAGCTGGGGCCAGGGCGGCGTGGACCCCAAGATCATGGGCGTGGGCCCGGTGCCCGCCTCCCGCCAGGCCATGAGCAAGGCCGGCCTGAAGATCGAGGACATCGACCTGGTGGAGGCCAATGAGGCCTTTGCCGCCCAGTCCGTGGCCGTGGCCCGGGAGCTGGGCTTCGACATGAGCAAGGTGAATGTCAACGGCGGCGCCATCTCCATCGGCCACCCCGTGGGGGCCTCCGGTGCCCGCATCATCGTCACTCTGCTCCACGAGATGCAGAAGCGGCCCGAGGCCAAGCGCGGCCTGGCCACCCTGTGCATCGGCGGCGGCATGGGTGTCGCCACCATCTTTGAGAAGTGCTGAGCCGGACACCGGCGTCCCCGGGGGCTGACCTCCCGGGGCCCGGTCCGGCAGGCGGGGGCGGCGGGCTTGTGCCCGCCGCCCTTTTCCCGGAATTTTCGACCGAATGGGCCGGCAGGGGAGGGGGAGAGGTATGAAACGCTGGTCCGTCTTAGTGACGGCTGTACTGAGTTTTTCCATACTGGCCGGCTGTGCCGGCGGGGGAGAGGGGACCTATCTCTTTGACCGCCTCGCCCCCGCATCCGGCGGAATGCCCGGAGAGCCAGAGCCCCGCAGTCTGATCCTGACCCACTCCTCGCCTGCGGGCAGCCTCACCGATCAGGCTGCCCAGCTCCTGAAGGAGAAGGTGGAGGAGGCCTCCGAGGGCCAGCTCCAGATCCAGATCTACCCTGAAGACTCCTTGGGCAATTTGGACGACGGGCGGTGGTACTTTGAGAACGGGGCGGTGGACATGCGCATCGGGGCCGGCCCCAGCGATGTCTCCTCCATCGCCACCTGGCTCCCCACTCTCACCGGCTGCACTCCCGATGAGGTGAGCCAGGCTCTGCGCCCAGGTCAGCCCCTGTGGGATCTGATCTGCCAGCAGGCGGGGGACACCCTCGTCCTGGGGGTGCTGCCATCCTCCAGCCGGGTGCTCACCTCCAGCCGGCCAGTGGAGGACCTGAGCCAGCTGGACGGCCTGATGGTCCGCGTCATCCCCTCTTCCTCCCTGGACCGGCGGTTTTGGGAGGCTCTGGGGGCGCAGACGGTAGAGATCCCCATCCAGGACCTCTACCTGGCCCTCCAGCAGGGGCTGGCAGATGCCCAGGAGAACCCCATCTATTTGGTGCGCAGCTACAACTTCCACCAGCAGCAGAAATACCTGATCCCCATCAACTTTAAGGTATATCTGGAGACCATTTATCTCAATCTGGAGGTGTGCCGCAGCCTGACGGAGGAGCAGCAGGCCCTGCTCCGGCAGGCCGCGGAGGATACCTGCCGGGAGATGGTGGAGGTAACTGCCCGCTATCTGGAGGAGTGCCAGGATATCTTTCAGCGGGAGGGCATGGAGGTCCGCCCTGTGTCAGAGGAGGAGCGGGCCCGCGCCTGGGAGAAGGTCTGCCCGCTGGTGGAGGAATATCTGCTGTCCCTGTATGGCGCTGATGTCTATCAGCAGGTGCTGGACGCCCTCTCCGCCGCCCCGGAGCAGGGGAGCTGAGGGTGTCCGCATGTACGATCTCCTGCCGCCCTAAAAGAAGGAGCGGGGCCCGCCGCTGGCGGGCCCCGCTCCTTCTTTTAGTTGCGGATAATGGTGTCGTCCTGCATATACTGTACGCTGCCGTCCTCGCCTCTGGAGTAGTGGCAGAGGAAGTCATACCAGAAGAGCCGGGACTCGGAGGGGGTGGTGGTGTGGGGCTTGTCCTCGATCACGGCGAAGCGGACCATCGGCACGCCGTCCCCGTCGCACCAGATCTGGTTATGGTATCCGCTGGTCTGATACATCAGGGGGGCGTTCAGGTCCTCACAGCCGTTCCGCTCCAGCCAGTACATCATGGTAGAGGTCAGGCTGGGGCTCTGGTAGGCGCCGGCATCCTTGGTGCCCACCAGCTGGATCACGGGGACCCGGTTGGTGCTGGCCATAGGGTGGAGGGTGGCCACATCCTCAGTCACCTGCTGGTCCACATTCCGATAGCGGCCGGCACTGATGGCCACGGCGGCCACCACATCGGACATCTCACCGGCGATCATGGCGCTGGAGTTGCCTCCGTTGGAATGCCCGGTGGCATAGATCCGGCTCTCGTCGATGGAATAGCGCTCCGACACATCCTGGATCAGCTGCCGCCAGAAGGAGATGTCGTCAGGCCGGGTGGGGTCCCAGCAGTCGTTGTGGATGGGCCGGGCCATGCCGTTGTTCTCCGCATAGGGGTATGCTGTGGGGAACACCACGATGAAGCCCGCCTCCTCGGCCACCTTGAACCACTCAGAATAGGGGGCGTAGGCCTCGGCGCACTGTCCTGCGCCGTGGAGGGCCATCACCAGCGGCACCGCCTGGCTGGGGTCATCCTTGACGGACTGGGGCACATACTCCAGCCAGTAACGGGAGTAACCGTCGATGGTCCGCTCCTCCTTGGTAAAGCCCAGCGCCTCAAAGTCAATGGCGGGGCGCAGGTCGTTTCCGGCCAGGGAGCGGTAGCGCTGGGCCTTGCACAGGAAGGTCTCCCACAGGGTCCTGCTCAGCTCCGGGTCGGTGTAACTCACCTCTGCCTGGGTGAGCTGTACCTTCCCCAGGGGATAGGCATTGATAAAGGTGTCATGGGAAAGCATGTTCTGCTGATACACCGTGGTCTCCAGGGGAACGTCCTGGTTGATATAGGCCGTCTCAGTGCAGTCGTTGGCTCCCTTCCAGTAATCGGCCACGGCCTGGACCCCGTCGGTCATCTCCTTCTCGATCAGCCACACCGGCACATTGACCTCATTCACGGTCTTTTCCGGGTCCACGGCGGGGGTCTGGCCCATCTGGGTCAGATAAGCCTCGTCGATGGCTCCGCCGTCCAGCACTGCCAGCCCGGAGCAGTTGTCCGGATTGGCCATGACCCACTGCTCCAGCAGGCGGCCTCCGTCGGCGTAGCCCACAAAGTAGTAGTTTCCGGTGTATGGGCTGTAATGGATCGTCTTGCTCCCCAGGGCAAAGGCGGCGCTCAGATAGTCCAGCTCCTCCTCGCCCCCCCACTGGCTGTCGGCAGGGGTCAGGGCGTGGAGCAGGAATTTATACTGGTCGGCCACCGCGGTCCAGCCGCTGCTCACCAGGAACTCCTCCGCCTTCTCCCCGGAGGGCAGGGCCACGAACACGCTGGAGGCGCAGTGCCCCGTCTCCTCCGGAATATAGGTGTAGAGCCTCCGGCCCTGAGAGAGCCCGTCCGCCTCCACCGCCTCCTGGAACAGGCCGGTGTAGGGGTGATAGTAGATCTGGTCCGGTGTCTCCTGCACCATCTTCTGGAACAGCGCCGTAAACTCCTCTGTGGTGGAACAGGGGAAGTCCTGAACGGTCAGGGGCTCCACCTGAACGGCCGCAGGGGCGGACTGTGCCCCGCTCCCGGAGCTGGATGCCGAAGAGACGCTGGAGCCTGCCCCTCCGGGCGCACCGCAGGATGTGAGCATGGCCAGAGACAGTGCCGCCGCAGCCAGCGGCAGGCGGATAGACTTGCTGCGCATGATGTGATCCTCCTTTTGCAGATTCCCGCACCGGGAGCTGTTCTGTATTTTGCTCCCATTCTGTGCTGTTTTCAGCTTAACAGGGGGCGGAATACCTGTCCATCCTCTGATTTCTCTGCTGTCTACACCGGTTTCAAAATTCAAAAAAATGAATCCCATCCAAAAAGCTGAGTACCCGGATCGTAGCTCCCGTCTATATCATGATCACAGGAGGGCCGGAGCTCGTGACGAGCTCCGGCCCTCCTGCCGCTCTGGTCCATCTCACAACTGCGGGGCGCGCCCCGCTCCTCCTCAGGCGGGGAGCTCCAGCTCCATTCCCGCCTGGATGCGGTCCGGGTCCTGGATCTGGTCCCGGTTGGCGTCATAGATCTCTACCCACCGCAGGCCGCCGCCCAGCTCCTGCCGGGCGATGGTCCACAGGCAGTCCCCGGGCTGAACCACATAGATCCGCGCCCCGGCCGCGGGCTCTTCCGGCTCCGCAGGTGCCCCGCCGGTCTCCTCCGCCGTCTCCGCGATCTGGATGCGGCCCTGTCCCCCAGGAGCGGAGTAGGCGCTCAGGTCCCCCTCCAGGATCTGGCCCAGGTAACGGATCAGTGCCTGATTGTCCAGCACCGTCTCATCCTTCAGCAGGGTGCAGCCCTGAAACATGGTGTAGCCGTCCCCGCCGCTTTTGAGCATATAGTTGTGGGAGGCCAGGGTATAGACCCGGTCCAGCTCCAGCGGCTGCCCTCCCACCTTCACACCGGTCACCCGGCGGGGGCCGTCCACAGACTGGAAGGCCCCGTTCTCGTCCACCACTACGGAGGAGGGGACAGCGGCGTCAATGGTATAGGTCAGGCCGGACACCTGGAGGAAACCTCCGCTGGTCTGGGGATACTTCCGTGCCCCCATCTCCAAGGCGTCCAGGATCTGCTGTCCGGTGGCCTCCACCAGGCACAGGGCGTTGCCATAGGGGTGCAGGTCCAGGATGTCCCCATAAGTGACCTCCCCCGGCGCCAGCTCCGCCCGGATGCCGCCGCCGTTGACAAAGGCGATATCCGCCCCCATCACCGCCCGGTAGGCGTCAGCGCAGAAGTCCCCCAGGTTGGTCTCCCGGCTCCGGACCCAGTATTCCCCGGTGGCCGGGTCGGTGGTGACCAGGGCCACGTCCGTGCTGCCCACCACTTGGCTCAGCTGCTCCTCATACTGGGCTTGGACAGCGGCGATCTCCTCCTCCATCTCCGGGTCCCTGCCGGCATAGCCGGCCACCAGCTCCGCCTGGATCTCCCCGGTGACGGGGTCCAAGATCACCTGGCCGATGGCGGTCAGGCCGGTGCCCGTCTGGGCCAGCACCACGTCCTTCCCCTCCCGGTTGGGCAGTGTCCGCTCATACTGCTCATGGGAGTGGCCGTCTAGGAACACGTCGATGCCGGTGGTGTGGGCAATGACAGCCTGGGAGGACCACTGGGCAGAGATGCCCTCATTACCCAGATGGCCCACCGCCACCACATAGTCCGCGCCCCCGGCCCGGGCCTGGTCCACTGCGGCCTGGACGCAGTCATACAGCTCCTGTCCGTCTCCTCCCTGCCGGAAGCCGTACACCGCCTCCCCGGCCTCGTCCCGGAAGTAAGTGGGGTCGGTCTTGGTCAGGCTCTCCGGGGTACAGATCCCCACATAGCCTACGGTGGTGTCCCCGTAGTCCAGGAGAGCATAGGGCTGGAACACCGGTTCGCCCGCCGCCAGGCCGGTGAAGTTGCAGCTAAGATAGGGGAACTCCGCCCCGGCCGCCAGCTCCATCAGCCGGTCCACCCCATAGTCGAACTCGTGGTTGCCCGGCACCGCCAGGTCATAGCCCGCCGCGTTCATCAGGGAGATGATGTACTCCCCCTGGGAGAGGGTGCCCACCGCCTGGCCCTGGATGGCATCTCCCGCGTCCACCAGGGTCACCCGGTCCGCCCCGTACTGCTCCTCCAGCGCCCCGGCATAGGCCGCCAGGCCGGCATAGCCGATGGCGTCGTCCAGGGCACAGTGGACGTCGTTGGTGTGGAGGATCACGATCTTCTCTCCCGCCTCCGCCGCCTGGGAGGCGGGTGCCAGGGAGACCGTCAGCAGCAGCGCCGCTGTCAGCGCCGCCCATCTGTCCACCTTTTTCATGTATCATCATCCTTTCCGTTTTCATATTTTCTGCCCTGACAGCGCTCCCGATACCTGCCCGGCGTCTCGCCCACCAGACTCTTGAAGGTCCGGATGAAGCTGTTGGAGGAGTTGAATCCCGTCTGGTAGCCGATCTCCGTCACACTGGCGTCGGTGGACTCCAGCAGCAGGCGGGCCTGCTCCACCCGGTACTGCCGCAGGTAGTGGGAGAAGCCCGGCGGCTGGTATTTGCTGAACAGGCTGGACAGATAGGACACACTCAGCCCCACGTGGCCGCTCACCTCGTTGAGGGACAGCCCGCTGTCCGAGAAGTGGGCGGCGATGTAGTCCCGGGCCCGGTCCATATAGCCACGCTGGCTGTTGTGTCCCCACTCGTCCAGCTCAGCCAGCAGCCGCTCCTGCTCCTGCCAGAAGTCGGGGGAGTCCGCAGCGCAGGCGGCGGAGTATCGCTCCCCCAGTTCCCGCTGGACCTTCAGCACCTGGGTCAGCACGCAGCCCCGCAGCATAGAGCGCATCTGCACCGGGGACTGAGCGCGTCCTACTGCCTGACGCAGGTCCGCCAGCTGGGCCCTGGCCCCCTCCAGCTCTCCGCTCAGCGCCTTCTGGAGCATCTCCCGCACCTGGGCATCATATACGCCCGCACCTACCGGACCGGGGCCGGGCTGCCCGGCCTCCCCGCAGCAATATTTCCGGTAATTCAGGTCCTGTCTGGCCTCCTGCCAGGCGGCGGAGAGCTCCAGCAGGCTTCCTCTGGCCTGGCTGGCCCCCACCGCGGCAGAGAATGGGAAGTCCCGGGTCTCCCGCTCCAGCGCCTGCCGGCAGTCCTCCAGGGGGATGGCGAATCCGCCTGGGACCGGTGGGGAAGCGCACAGCACCGCCGACAGCCCTCCGCCCGGGGCGGGCTGGATCTGGGCAAGGCAGCGTCCCTCCCAAAACCGCTTCAGGCTTCTCCACAGGCTCCGGGTGTAGATCTCCCCCTCCACCGCCGAGGCGCTCCTCTCCGGCACCGCCTCCACCGCCAGCACCAGGTAAGTCCCCTCCAGGGGAAAGGGGCTCTCCAGAGCAGCCAGCATCCTGGACACCTCCTCCGGCTCCGTCTGGCCCCCCTCCAGCAGGGACTGGAAGAACCGCTGGGCCAGCGCCGGGCGCACATCGGAGAGCAGTCCGGTCAGCCGCTGGTTCTCCCGCTGTCCCCGGGCCAGGGCGGCGCTGATGAGCCCGGCCTCGTCCTGGCCCGCCTCCGTCTCCTGCCCTGTGAGCATGGATTCCACGATCCGCTGGATTGGCCGGTAGATCACCTGGAGGATCACCAGGGACAGGATCAGGATCAGCAGGAGCA
This window harbors:
- a CDS encoding transcriptional regulator MerR family, coding for MKNLFSIGELSKLQNISRQTLIFYDKIGLFRPAYTDPDNGYRYYSSSQLDYLDTICIMKRIGFSLNEIKAHMKSFRIENSIAALRKQLSTINHQIEELQMIKNRVEHRCLQLEHSISIRDCSDIVSIEEVSPQYILLQKVTEPYTLEMLSIATKECFVRSSKEQLPIFFQSGAIVPYERILRGRYTEASFAFLSIEKSDNIDGVLELPKGRCVFTYHTGDYLSIGRSYERILEYCRIHHFNIVSDSYEFAINDYLSTADESEYITKILFYIA
- a CDS encoding beta-N-acetylhexosaminidase; protein product: MRRGVLWALLLSFLLASCAPAGAPAGEGSGQEPSQSAMAPAPEAGTSAQPQPAPEPEPPTQEELLQAMVDTMTPEEKAGQLFWVRLPETGWDELAREWHPGGFLLFGRDFKNRTPEELRTLLASLQETSPIPLLLGVDEEGGTVVRASYYPAFRAEKFRSPQALFAAGGLEAVRADALDKSAFLLDLGLNVNLAPVCDVSTDPADFIYARAFGQDAQATAEYADTVVSAMGEAGIGSVLKHFPGYGSNRDTHTGIAVDQRPLEQFRQSDFLPFQAGIDAGAGGVLVSHNIVTCLDPELPASLSPASYQVLREELGFEGVAMTDDLDMDAVQKYVEEGTAPVMALQAGADLVLTSDPQGGIPSVLEAVETGALTWDRLDQSVLRVLRWKLQLGLLSLPGAEDVQTS
- a CDS encoding acetyl-CoA acetyltransferase, with the translated sequence MKEIYVVNCCRTAVGSFGGSLKDTPAPELGAVVVKEALSRAGVEPEQVDELMFGCILTAAQGQNPARQVGVKAGLPYSVPAYTVGMVCGSGMKSVIEGARAILAGDADIIVAGGTENMSAAPYALPDERWGARMGDKKVVDTMIRDGLWDAYNNYHMGTTAENICDVWGITRQELDEFAAASQQKAEAAQKTGRFEDEIVPVTVKKKKELVEFKVDEFPRPGVTAEGISKLKGAFPVGPEGVEDEIVHTFELTQIHEADTRKHVQRVTAANASGINDGAAAIVLASGEAVEKYGLKPMAKLVSWGQGGVDPKIMGVGPVPASRQAMSKAGLKIEDIDLVEANEAFAAQSVAVARELGFDMSKVNVNGGAISIGHPVGASGARIIVTLLHEMQKRPEAKRGLATLCIGGGMGVATIFEKC